A single Actinomadura algeriensis DNA region contains:
- a CDS encoding xanthine dehydrogenase family protein molybdopterin-binding subunit, which translates to MTGVRAAAARYAGARVARVEDPRLLTGHGTYVDDVVRPGMLHACFVRSPLARARILGVDAAEALALDGVHAVFTAADLNPDVREAWYTLIGRDVPDTPRPPLAEGEVRFVGDPVALVVAADRYVAEDAAELVFVDYEPLPPVADYAAARESAELVHDGYPENVAGTLGGPPLDELAPVFDEAALVVRETIHQQAYAQVPIETRGMVAEWSAPTGELTIWTATQSPHEVRLFCSRLLGLPEQRVRVVMRDTGGGFGQKVAPQREDMCVMLAARKVPGALKWIEDRRENLMSAGQARHSHADARLAFDADGTITAAAIDYVQDVGAYPTPWPVGTAAAVGMFFPGPYRVPRGTWTSTSVFSNTAGLNAYRGPWQMESLVREVLMDQAARRLGMDPAELRRRNLLRRDELPYTNPNGMPYSDITPMETFEQALEMLDYDAFRKEQELARAEGRYLGVGTCTYVEPTTAAMALHATEGATIRIEPSGKVNVYVSGGSSGNSIETTVVQLTADALGVDIADVSTIQGDTAITPFGGGAAGSRSGSMTAGAVGETAAVLRERITAIAAHRLEAAQDDIELTGGRARVRGVPDAEVSLAEIAEIAYFQPAALPPGVPPGLEHSGRYHPDTPVIFANATHLCTCEVDVVTGQVTLLRYIVSEDCGPMINPNVVEGQIAGGVVQGIGGALYEHLAYDAEGNPIATTFMDYLLPTAAEVPTIEYGHVETPAPGPGGYKGVGEGGAIGAPPTVVNAVADALAPFGAEITRLPLTPESIVALVRAAAGREATR; encoded by the coding sequence GTGACCGGAGTTCGGGCGGCCGCGGCGCGGTACGCGGGCGCCCGGGTGGCCCGGGTGGAGGACCCGCGGCTGCTCACCGGCCACGGCACCTACGTCGACGACGTGGTGCGGCCCGGCATGCTGCACGCGTGCTTCGTCCGCAGCCCGCTCGCGCGCGCCCGGATCCTCGGCGTGGACGCGGCCGAGGCCCTCGCGCTCGACGGCGTCCACGCGGTGTTCACCGCCGCGGACCTCAACCCGGACGTGCGGGAGGCGTGGTACACCCTGATCGGCCGGGACGTCCCCGACACCCCGCGGCCGCCGCTGGCCGAGGGCGAGGTCCGCTTCGTCGGGGACCCGGTCGCGCTCGTCGTCGCCGCCGACCGCTACGTCGCCGAGGACGCCGCCGAGCTGGTGTTCGTGGACTACGAGCCGCTGCCGCCGGTCGCCGACTACGCCGCCGCGCGCGAGTCCGCCGAACTCGTGCACGACGGCTACCCGGAGAACGTCGCCGGGACGCTCGGCGGCCCGCCGCTCGACGAGCTCGCCCCGGTCTTCGACGAGGCGGCGCTGGTGGTGCGCGAGACGATCCACCAGCAGGCGTACGCGCAGGTGCCCATCGAGACGCGCGGGATGGTCGCGGAGTGGTCCGCGCCGACCGGCGAGCTGACGATCTGGACCGCGACCCAGTCGCCGCACGAGGTGCGGCTGTTCTGCTCCCGGCTGCTCGGGCTGCCGGAGCAGCGCGTCCGGGTGGTGATGCGCGACACCGGCGGCGGCTTCGGGCAGAAGGTCGCCCCGCAGCGCGAGGACATGTGCGTCATGCTGGCCGCGCGCAAGGTGCCCGGCGCGCTGAAATGGATCGAGGACCGCCGGGAGAACCTCATGTCGGCCGGGCAGGCGCGGCACTCGCACGCCGACGCGCGCCTGGCCTTCGACGCGGACGGGACGATCACGGCCGCGGCGATCGACTACGTGCAGGACGTCGGCGCCTACCCGACGCCGTGGCCGGTCGGGACGGCCGCGGCCGTCGGGATGTTCTTCCCCGGCCCGTACCGCGTCCCGCGGGGCACCTGGACGTCGACGTCGGTGTTCTCCAACACCGCCGGGCTCAACGCCTACCGGGGCCCGTGGCAGATGGAGTCGCTCGTCCGCGAGGTGCTGATGGACCAGGCGGCGCGCCGCCTGGGCATGGACCCGGCCGAGCTGCGCCGCCGGAACCTGCTGCGGCGGGACGAGCTGCCGTACACCAACCCCAACGGGATGCCCTACAGCGACATCACCCCGATGGAGACGTTCGAGCAGGCGCTGGAGATGCTCGACTACGACGCGTTCCGCAAGGAGCAGGAACTGGCCCGCGCCGAGGGCCGGTACCTCGGCGTCGGCACCTGCACCTACGTCGAACCCACCACGGCCGCGATGGCGCTGCACGCCACCGAGGGCGCGACCATCCGCATCGAGCCGTCCGGCAAGGTCAACGTGTACGTCTCGGGCGGGTCCAGCGGCAACAGCATCGAGACGACCGTCGTGCAGCTCACCGCGGACGCGCTCGGCGTGGACATCGCCGACGTCAGCACCATCCAGGGCGACACGGCGATCACCCCGTTCGGCGGCGGCGCGGCCGGCAGCCGGTCGGGGTCGATGACGGCGGGCGCCGTCGGCGAGACGGCGGCGGTGCTGCGCGAGCGGATCACCGCGATCGCCGCGCACCGGCTGGAGGCGGCCCAGGACGACATCGAGCTGACCGGCGGACGCGCGCGCGTGCGCGGCGTGCCCGACGCGGAGGTGTCGCTGGCCGAGATCGCCGAGATCGCCTACTTCCAGCCCGCGGCGCTCCCGCCCGGGGTGCCGCCGGGGCTGGAGCACAGCGGCCGGTACCACCCGGACACCCCGGTGATCTTCGCCAATGCGACGCACCTGTGCACCTGCGAGGTGGACGTCGTGACGGGCCAGGTCACCCTGCTGCGCTACATCGTCAGCGAGGACTGCGGCCCGATGATCAACCCGAACGTCGTCGAGGGGCAGATCGCGGGCGGCGTCGTCCAGGGGATCGGCGGCGCCCTGTACGAGCATCTCGCCTACGACGCGGAGGGCAACCCCATCGCCACCACGTTCATGGACTACCTCCTCCCCACGGCCGCCGAGGTGCCGACCATCGAGTACGGCCACGTCGAGACGCCCGCGCCGGGCCCCGGCGGCTACAAGGGCGTGGGGGAGGGCGGCGCGATCGGCGCGCCCCCGACGGTGGTGAACGCGGTCGCCGACGCACTCGCCCCGTTCGGCGCCGAGATCACCCGCCTGCCGCTGACCCCCGAATCGATCGTCGCGCTGGTCCGCGCCGCGGCGGGACGGGAGGCGACGCGATGA
- a CDS encoding FUSC family protein, with product MGAAALHRLAGGFWPLLQQTAAAVIAWTIADAVGGARQPFFAPIAAVVALNAVRGRRGVNALHLLAGVILGIGVGELTLIGPGGGTASMAVAVLVATALAAALGENRLVIAQAAAGAILTVAVGDDRVGVFRIVDALIGAGVALVFTQLLFTPEPVALLRRAEAAALDGMAAGLGTAARALAHEGAGEDADRLAAAAIETLRDPDDRVGEVDRMRRAITTLPRYSLAWRPRSGHSAREEENADRLGLLGAACLMLARTALAAGRDGRAALARALGEVAGALDALAADPGDRGARRDAANRVLAAVTDAAADLGAPGEGERGPVPADLDAFAALRLVTADVLVFTGVPHREAVAAVRAGTGEFEIPAPPGPPRLPLVSALHRRLSRRVHRPRRPRRGAGGRGG from the coding sequence GTGGGCGCCGCGGCCCTGCACCGGCTGGCGGGCGGGTTCTGGCCGCTGCTGCAGCAGACGGCGGCCGCGGTCATCGCCTGGACGATCGCCGACGCGGTCGGCGGCGCGCGGCAGCCGTTCTTCGCGCCGATCGCGGCCGTGGTCGCGCTGAACGCCGTCCGGGGGCGGCGCGGGGTGAACGCCCTGCACCTGCTCGCGGGGGTGATCCTCGGGATCGGCGTGGGGGAGCTGACGCTCATCGGTCCGGGCGGCGGCACGGCGAGCATGGCGGTGGCGGTGCTCGTCGCGACGGCGCTGGCCGCCGCGCTCGGGGAGAACCGGCTGGTCATCGCGCAGGCGGCGGCGGGCGCGATTCTCACCGTGGCGGTGGGCGACGACCGGGTGGGCGTGTTCCGGATCGTCGACGCGCTGATCGGGGCGGGGGTGGCGCTGGTGTTCACGCAGCTGCTGTTCACCCCCGAGCCGGTCGCGCTGCTCCGGCGGGCCGAGGCGGCGGCGCTGGACGGGATGGCGGCCGGGCTCGGGACGGCGGCGCGGGCGCTGGCGCACGAGGGGGCGGGCGAGGACGCCGACCGGCTCGCCGCGGCGGCGATCGAGACGCTGCGCGACCCGGACGACCGCGTCGGCGAGGTGGACCGCATGCGGCGGGCCATCACCACGCTGCCGCGCTACTCCCTGGCCTGGCGCCCGCGCAGCGGGCACTCGGCCAGGGAGGAGGAGAACGCGGACCGGCTCGGCCTGCTCGGCGCCGCGTGCCTGATGCTGGCCCGCACCGCCCTCGCCGCCGGGCGGGACGGCCGCGCCGCGCTCGCCCGCGCCCTCGGCGAGGTCGCGGGGGCGCTGGACGCGCTGGCCGCCGACCCCGGTGACCGCGGCGCCCGCCGCGACGCGGCGAACCGGGTGCTCGCCGCCGTCACCGACGCCGCCGCCGATCTCGGCGCCCCCGGCGAGGGGGAGCGCGGGCCCGTCCCGGCCGACCTCGACGCCTTCGCCGCGCTGCGGCTCGTCACCGCGGACGTGCTGGTGTTCACCGGCGTGCCGCACCGAGAGGCCGTCGCGGCGGTCCGGGCGGGCACCGGCGAGTTCGAGATCCCGGCGCCGCCCGGCCCGCCCCGGCTCCCGCTCGTCTCCGCGCTGCACCGGCGCCTGTCCCGCCGCGTCCACCGGCCGCGCCGGCCGCGCCGCGGAGCGGGCGGACGCGGCGGCTGA
- a CDS encoding sugar porter family MFS transporter, giving the protein MQAFSGAPGRREGPLAEVPPAGLRKIWTWGILIALGGFLFGFDTGVISGALLFIRSDFDLDSFQQGSVVSVLVLGAMVGALTSGRIADRFGRKRALEAEGLVFLVGTVIAVFAPGYGTLLAGRLILGLAVGAASATVPIYLSEIAPKDIRGRLLTLNQLMITVGILVAYLVNLAFSGAGNWRAMIAIGAVPAFVIVVAAVLILPESGTWLLEHGRRRQCRELIASVTGTATADRLIERYERRTREEAERHEPHETGARALAAPRVRPALVVGLALAALQQFAGINTIIYYAPTIIEQTGLTASNAIFYSIAIGVINLLMTIVAIRAIDRAGRRRLMLASLAVMTVTMALLGLSFVADWPSGLSLVFMVLYIAGYAAGLGPVFWTMIGEIFPARAHAAGSGASTAVNWASNFAVSLAFLPIANAIGQGETFWIFGVISLLGLLFVLRYVPETKGREYERIDADLQRRFGRRPPENAAAGG; this is encoded by the coding sequence ATGCAGGCATTCTCCGGCGCCCCCGGCCGCCGGGAGGGGCCGCTGGCCGAGGTCCCGCCCGCGGGCCTCCGCAAGATCTGGACGTGGGGGATCCTCATCGCCCTCGGCGGCTTCCTGTTCGGCTTCGACACCGGGGTGATCTCGGGGGCGCTGCTGTTCATCAGGTCGGACTTCGACCTCGACTCCTTCCAGCAGGGCAGCGTCGTCAGCGTGCTGGTGCTCGGGGCGATGGTGGGGGCGCTGACGTCCGGCCGCATCGCCGACCGGTTCGGCCGCAAGCGGGCGCTCGAGGCCGAGGGCCTGGTGTTCCTGGTCGGCACGGTGATCGCCGTCTTCGCGCCCGGCTACGGGACGCTGCTGGCGGGACGGCTGATCCTCGGGCTCGCGGTCGGGGCCGCGTCCGCGACCGTCCCCATCTACCTGTCGGAGATCGCCCCCAAGGACATCCGGGGCCGCCTGCTGACCCTCAACCAGCTGATGATCACGGTCGGCATCCTGGTCGCGTACCTGGTCAACCTGGCGTTCTCCGGCGCCGGGAACTGGCGTGCGATGATCGCGATCGGGGCGGTCCCGGCGTTCGTGATCGTGGTCGCCGCGGTGCTGATCCTGCCGGAGTCGGGCACGTGGCTGCTCGAGCACGGGCGGCGTCGGCAGTGCCGCGAGCTGATCGCCTCGGTCACCGGCACCGCGACCGCCGACCGGCTGATCGAGCGGTACGAGCGGCGGACGCGCGAGGAGGCGGAGCGGCACGAGCCGCACGAGACCGGGGCGCGGGCGCTGGCGGCGCCGCGCGTCCGCCCGGCTCTGGTGGTCGGGCTCGCGCTCGCGGCCCTGCAGCAGTTCGCGGGGATCAACACGATCATCTACTACGCGCCGACGATCATCGAGCAGACGGGGCTGACGGCGTCGAACGCGATCTTCTACTCGATCGCCATCGGCGTCATCAACCTGCTGATGACGATCGTGGCGATCCGCGCCATCGACCGCGCGGGGCGGCGCAGGCTGATGCTGGCGTCGCTGGCCGTGATGACGGTGACCATGGCCCTGCTGGGCCTGTCGTTCGTGGCGGACTGGCCGTCGGGGCTGTCGCTGGTGTTCATGGTGCTCTACATCGCCGGTTACGCGGCCGGGCTCGGGCCGGTGTTCTGGACGATGATCGGCGAGATCTTCCCGGCACGGGCCCACGCGGCGGGCTCGGGCGCGTCGACGGCGGTCAACTGGGCGTCCAACTTCGCGGTCAGCCTCGCGTTCCTGCCGATCGCGAACGCCATCGGCCAGGGCGAGACGTTCTGGATCTTCGGGGTGATCTCCCTGCTCGGCCTGCTGTTCGTGCTCCGCTACGTCCCCGAGACCAAGGGCCGCGAGTACGAACGCATCGACGCCGACCTGCAGCGCCGCTTCGGGCGCCGTCCGCCGGAGAACGCCGCTGCCGGCGGCTGA
- a CDS encoding MMPL family transporter — protein sequence MPAPRSARWSVPVVLLLAWFVVGGVLGPFAGRLGEVSSNDQSSFLPTGAESTRVLEEQAAFERDRTIPAIVVWTADGGVSADQRAAAAQALGSLRGDPYITGEPSPPIPSRDGAALQAVVPIPADAGDHIAETVERIRAAAERVPGTGAYVGGPAATQADLGDAFAGIDVLLLGVAVGVVLVILLVVYRSVLLPLMIILGSVFALALACAIVYGLAERDVVTVDGQVQGILFILVIGACTDYALLLSARYREELAAGSARLPGVLAAWRGSAGAIAASAGTVAAGLLALLLSDLSNNQALGPVGAIGIGCALLSALTFLPAVLALLGRAAYWPAKPHSGGAGSGHGVWTRVAGLVDRRPRRLWAGSLIALIACAAFMPQLRSDGVPLSETFVGGAPSVTAQEVLDEHFPGGQGNPAVVLADAAAVRQVAAAAERTDGVHSASPRTAGRPGSGEPLVVDGRALVDVTLSDAADSEAARETVERLRGNLHHIDGTLVGGYTAQQVDTQAAAQHDRKVIVPVVLAIIVVILVALLRSLLMPLLLVATVALNYLATLGVSALVFRHLFGFTGTDASVPLYGFVFLVALGVDYNIFLMTRVREESLRHGPRDGVLRGLTTTGGVITSAGVVLAATFAALVVIPLAFLVQIAFIVAFGVLLDTLVVRSLLVPALVRDAGPIVWWPGALSRRRDDASAES from the coding sequence ATGCCCGCACCACGATCCGCCCGCTGGTCCGTCCCCGTCGTCCTCCTGCTCGCCTGGTTCGTCGTCGGCGGCGTGCTCGGGCCGTTCGCGGGCCGGCTCGGTGAGGTGTCCAGCAACGACCAGTCGTCCTTCCTGCCGACCGGCGCCGAATCGACGCGCGTCCTGGAGGAGCAGGCCGCGTTCGAACGGGACCGGACGATCCCGGCGATCGTCGTCTGGACCGCCGACGGCGGCGTCTCCGCCGACCAGCGGGCCGCCGCCGCACAGGCCCTGGGCTCCCTGCGCGGCGACCCGTACATCACCGGCGAGCCGTCGCCGCCGATCCCGTCGCGGGACGGCGCCGCGCTGCAGGCCGTCGTGCCGATCCCCGCCGACGCGGGCGACCACATCGCCGAAACCGTGGAGCGCATCCGCGCGGCGGCCGAGCGGGTGCCCGGGACCGGCGCGTACGTCGGCGGGCCCGCGGCCACGCAGGCCGACCTCGGCGACGCGTTCGCGGGCATCGACGTCCTGCTCCTCGGGGTCGCCGTCGGGGTCGTGCTGGTGATCCTCCTCGTGGTGTACCGCAGCGTGCTGCTGCCGTTGATGATCATTCTGGGGTCGGTGTTCGCCCTGGCGCTGGCCTGCGCCATCGTGTACGGGCTCGCCGAACGGGACGTCGTGACCGTCGACGGGCAGGTGCAGGGAATCCTGTTCATCCTGGTGATCGGGGCCTGTACCGACTACGCCCTGCTGCTGTCGGCCCGCTACCGGGAGGAACTCGCCGCCGGGTCGGCCCGGCTGCCCGGCGTCCTGGCCGCGTGGCGCGGCTCGGCCGGGGCGATCGCCGCCAGCGCCGGGACCGTGGCCGCCGGACTGCTCGCGCTGCTGCTCAGCGACCTGTCCAACAACCAGGCCCTCGGCCCGGTCGGCGCCATCGGCATCGGCTGCGCGCTGCTCAGCGCGCTCACGTTCCTGCCGGCCGTGCTCGCCCTGCTGGGCCGCGCGGCCTACTGGCCCGCCAAGCCGCATTCCGGCGGGGCGGGCTCCGGGCACGGCGTCTGGACGCGCGTCGCCGGGCTGGTGGACCGCCGCCCGCGCCGTCTTTGGGCCGGTTCGCTGATCGCGCTGATCGCCTGCGCGGCGTTCATGCCCCAACTGCGCTCCGACGGCGTGCCGCTGAGCGAGACGTTCGTCGGCGGGGCGCCGTCGGTGACCGCCCAGGAGGTCCTGGACGAGCACTTCCCCGGCGGCCAGGGCAACCCCGCCGTCGTGCTGGCCGACGCCGCCGCCGTGCGGCAGGTCGCCGCCGCGGCGGAGCGCACGGACGGCGTGCACTCGGCGAGCCCCCGCACCGCCGGACGTCCCGGAAGCGGCGAACCGCTCGTGGTCGACGGCCGCGCCCTCGTGGACGTCACGCTGAGCGACGCCGCCGACAGCGAGGCGGCCCGCGAGACGGTCGAACGGCTGCGCGGGAACCTGCACCACATCGACGGCACGCTCGTCGGCGGCTACACCGCCCAGCAGGTCGACACACAGGCAGCCGCCCAGCACGACCGGAAGGTCATCGTCCCGGTCGTGCTGGCGATCATCGTGGTGATCCTCGTCGCGCTGCTGCGCTCCCTGCTGATGCCGCTGCTGCTGGTCGCCACCGTCGCGCTCAACTACCTCGCGACGCTCGGCGTGTCCGCGCTGGTGTTCCGGCACCTGTTCGGCTTCACCGGCACGGACGCCTCGGTGCCGCTGTACGGGTTCGTCTTCCTCGTCGCCCTCGGCGTCGACTACAACATCTTCCTGATGACGCGGGTGCGGGAGGAGTCGCTGCGGCACGGGCCGCGCGACGGCGTGCTGCGCGGGCTGACCACGACCGGCGGCGTCATCACCTCGGCGGGCGTGGTGCTCGCCGCGACGTTCGCCGCGCTCGTCGTCATCCCGCTCGCGTTCCTCGTCCAGATCGCGTTCATCGTCGCGTTCGGCGTCCTGCTGGACACCCTCGTCGTCCGTTCGCTGCTGGTGCCCGCGCTCGTCCGGGACGCCGGGCCGATCGTGTGGTGGCCCGGGGCGCTGTCCCGCCGCCGCGACGACGCCTCCGCGGAGTCGTGA
- a CDS encoding MarR family winged helix-turn-helix transcriptional regulator produces the protein MSSQPFPPSDGPNTPEPGTDLRTFATLLRRVNSELGHVTRGFARDQGLHHSDVQALAALLDGIATTPGQLQRHLGLTSGAISACLRRLETGGHIERVRDTADARVVRLRYTESGRALARAHFRPLARATEHVLAGFGEDELRTIARFLEALADGVEQERDGR, from the coding sequence GTGTCCTCGCAGCCCTTCCCGCCCTCGGACGGTCCGAACACGCCGGAGCCCGGCACCGACCTGCGGACCTTCGCGACGCTGCTGCGCCGCGTGAACTCCGAACTCGGCCACGTCACCCGCGGCTTCGCCCGCGACCAGGGCCTGCACCACTCGGACGTCCAGGCGCTGGCCGCGCTCCTCGACGGCATCGCGACGACGCCCGGGCAGTTGCAGCGGCACCTGGGCCTCACGTCCGGCGCGATCAGCGCCTGCCTGCGGCGCCTCGAGACCGGCGGGCACATCGAGCGCGTCCGCGACACCGCCGACGCCCGCGTCGTCCGGCTCCGCTACACCGAGTCGGGCCGCGCGCTCGCCCGCGCGCACTTCCGCCCCCTCGCCCGCGCGACCGAGCACGTCCTCGCCGGGTTCGGTGAGGACGAACTGCGCACGATCGCCCGCTTCCTGGAGGCGCTGGCCGACGGCGTCGAACAGGAGCGCGACGGGCGCTGA
- a CDS encoding LLM class flavin-dependent oxidoreductase, with amino-acid sequence MKFSYAMLPDYPVAESLASIKLADDLGFHAVYAADEPWHKDLWLLFAAAAASTSRIRLGPSVSAVTLREPSLIAQAAATLDELTGGRAEVVLGSGNFGVLAQYKIDWARTKPLTRVKEAVAVVRTLLDEGTITRDGEFYSYDGLFTFARPVQERLPVKIGAMRGPKSFEAAGELSDGVHHALSYSRGAYEYAVEHFKAGAERAGKDWRSLDVGAWVVFAVGPDSAAAKESARSMVGLYASAMPHEQLERNGVDPADMAPIVEAVGAGDLARAIELTTPEITEKLSLAGTPDEVRARIESEIAPTGVNHMICAITDPGLVKSFTGRDLTGVPNVDGQLRLIHEHLMPAFT; translated from the coding sequence GTGAAGTTCAGCTACGCCATGCTCCCCGACTACCCGGTCGCGGAGTCGCTGGCCTCCATCAAGCTCGCCGACGACCTCGGCTTCCACGCCGTGTACGCGGCGGACGAGCCGTGGCACAAGGACCTGTGGCTGCTGTTCGCCGCCGCGGCGGCGAGCACCTCGCGGATCCGCCTCGGCCCGTCGGTCTCGGCGGTGACGCTGCGCGAGCCGTCCCTGATCGCGCAGGCCGCCGCGACCCTGGACGAGCTCACCGGCGGCCGCGCCGAGGTCGTCCTGGGCAGCGGCAACTTCGGGGTGCTCGCCCAGTACAAGATCGACTGGGCGCGGACCAAGCCGCTCACCCGGGTGAAGGAGGCCGTCGCGGTCGTCCGGACCCTGCTGGACGAGGGCACGATCACCCGCGACGGCGAGTTCTACTCCTACGACGGCCTGTTCACCTTCGCCCGTCCCGTCCAGGAGCGGCTCCCGGTCAAGATCGGCGCGATGCGCGGGCCGAAGTCGTTCGAGGCGGCCGGTGAGCTGTCCGACGGTGTGCACCACGCGCTCAGCTACTCGCGCGGCGCCTACGAGTACGCGGTCGAGCACTTCAAGGCGGGCGCGGAGCGCGCGGGCAAGGACTGGCGGTCGCTCGATGTCGGCGCGTGGGTGGTGTTCGCGGTCGGGCCCGACTCGGCCGCCGCCAAGGAGTCGGCCCGCAGCATGGTCGGCCTCTACGCGTCGGCGATGCCGCACGAGCAGCTGGAGCGCAACGGCGTCGACCCGGCGGACATGGCCCCGATCGTCGAGGCCGTCGGGGCCGGCGACCTCGCCAGGGCGATCGAGCTGACCACCCCCGAGATCACCGAGAAGCTGTCCCTGGCGGGCACCCCGGACGAGGTCCGCGCCCGGATCGAGAGCGAGATCGCGCCGACCGGCGTCAACCACATGATCTGCGCGATCACCGACCCCGGCCTGGTGAAGTCCTTCACCGGCCGCGACCTCACCGGCGTCCCGAACGTGGACGGCCAGCTCCGCCTGATCCACGAGCACCTGATGCCCGCGTTCACGTGA
- a CDS encoding ferritin-like protein, producing the protein MPSALKAIEVIGDQGEGADETIFTADDRIFGEQRQLAHYFRFNEIYTGRSYGPHDLPSTPPSGPLPDVTWTDAHPIRGDSKVADYKRFSGNSAVYREAVEFNASYAKLLGYLHSAFNGRPRDMALAVPTMLELRDRARQMYRNPHPDPEQAAQGYCASPTFEVEQAHFDEAREVVRRHVDAAGLRADEPVDLGALTAGPGRPFA; encoded by the coding sequence ATGCCCTCGGCGCTGAAGGCGATCGAGGTGATCGGCGACCAGGGCGAGGGGGCCGACGAAACGATCTTCACCGCGGACGACCGGATCTTCGGGGAGCAGCGGCAGCTCGCCCACTACTTCCGCTTCAACGAGATCTACACCGGGCGCTCCTACGGCCCGCACGACCTGCCCTCCACTCCGCCCAGCGGCCCGCTGCCGGACGTGACGTGGACCGACGCCCACCCCATTCGCGGCGACTCGAAGGTGGCCGACTACAAGAGGTTCTCCGGGAACAGCGCGGTCTACCGGGAGGCCGTCGAGTTCAACGCCTCCTACGCCAAGCTGCTCGGCTACCTGCACTCGGCGTTCAACGGGCGGCCGCGCGACATGGCGCTGGCCGTCCCCACCATGCTCGAGCTGCGCGACCGGGCCCGGCAGATGTACCGCAACCCCCACCCGGACCCCGAGCAGGCGGCGCAGGGCTACTGCGCCAGCCCGACCTTCGAGGTCGAACAGGCGCACTTCGACGAAGCCCGCGAAGTCGTCCGGCGCCACGTCGACGCGGCCGGGCTGCGGGCGGACGAGCCCGTCGACCTCGGCGCCCTGACCGCCGGGCCGGGACGGCCGTTCGCGTGA